In Flavobacterium gelatinilyticum, a genomic segment contains:
- a CDS encoding M16 family metallopeptidase, with protein MKKYIFLGYCSLAFCTIVSAQSKLGNFKKIKELGGIEEYLYQPNGMNILLLQDNASPVATVQIVYRVGSKHEVLGNTGSTHLLEHLMFKGTPTFNKKNGNTVTDVLQNTGALLNATTWYDRTNYFETLPSDKIELALQIEADRMRNSLLLKEDKDAEMTVVRNEFERGENNPNSLLDKEIWASAYIAHPYHHSTIGWKSDIENAPIEVLRNFYNTYYWPDNATLTIIGDFKKDNVFELIEKYFGKITKAPNVMPQPYTEEPQQYGARKIIVKKPGELGVVNKAYKIPGALHEDLPALNILAQIIGVGPSAILNKTFVDTRLGIYSYASATNFKEVGLFTIGVGFPTTSKHEDIDAKISEVVAKIQKEGVTQDEVNRVVAKISAQTILARDGSGVIASALNEAIASGDWTDYITGVDRLKKVTPADVLRVANKYLVEDQSTTGYFIPKQAGAQNNDSAKANNFIPENGPFYYRHSEEGHTHEETSSAPVSIKNTTEERISFKDIIEKSASAYKREKVSGIDVVSVKTSAKDFVTVAASISLGNYASETKNDIIPALTASMLSKGTTLNDKFKFSEKLQKLGVNLNVNASTFKINIGFKCLKKDLDQVIALLAEELRNPLFDAKEFENLKQQFIGNTQQDLNDPGERGSIALVQAIYPKGNPNYSLSVEDNIANIKNASLDEVKAFHKKYFGTASMRLVIVGDTDGANLNASLKKSFKNWNGGVTEKLKFEEASKSAAKTEVVTIPEKPSAELYIGQFTGLKRADADYIPFYIGNYTLGAGFAGRLMQTVRDNDGLTYNISSGLDGNIETGGYWFVNASFNPDLFQKGLDATMVQVDKWVKDGITADELQNKKTNLIGSFKVGMSTTNGMARTILNFIERGLEPSYIDQYPKDIEKATLQQVNDAIKKYIQLDKMIIIKAGSLDK; from the coding sequence ATGAAAAAATACATCTTCCTGGGCTATTGCTCACTAGCATTCTGCACGATTGTTTCTGCGCAGAGTAAATTAGGTAACTTTAAGAAAATAAAAGAGTTAGGTGGTATTGAAGAATATTTATACCAGCCAAACGGCATGAATATTTTGCTTTTGCAGGACAATGCTTCGCCGGTTGCAACCGTACAAATTGTATATCGCGTAGGTTCTAAACACGAAGTTTTAGGAAACACAGGATCAACACACCTTTTAGAACATTTAATGTTTAAAGGAACACCAACTTTCAACAAAAAAAATGGAAACACTGTTACTGATGTTCTGCAAAATACAGGAGCACTGTTAAATGCGACAACCTGGTACGACCGAACCAATTATTTTGAAACGCTGCCAAGTGATAAAATCGAACTGGCACTTCAAATCGAAGCCGACAGAATGCGTAATTCTTTATTGCTAAAAGAAGATAAAGATGCTGAAATGACCGTTGTACGTAACGAATTTGAGCGCGGCGAAAACAATCCAAACAGTTTATTAGACAAAGAAATCTGGGCTTCGGCATATATCGCACATCCGTATCACCATTCTACAATTGGATGGAAATCAGATATTGAAAACGCGCCGATCGAAGTATTACGAAATTTCTACAATACCTATTACTGGCCGGATAATGCGACTTTAACGATTATTGGAGATTTCAAAAAAGACAATGTTTTTGAATTAATCGAAAAGTATTTCGGAAAAATTACAAAAGCGCCAAATGTAATGCCGCAGCCTTACACCGAAGAACCGCAGCAATACGGAGCACGTAAAATAATAGTAAAAAAACCGGGCGAATTGGGCGTTGTAAACAAAGCGTATAAAATTCCGGGCGCTTTACACGAAGACCTTCCTGCCTTAAATATTCTGGCTCAGATTATTGGTGTTGGACCATCGGCAATTTTAAACAAAACTTTTGTTGATACCCGTTTGGGAATTTATTCTTACGCAAGTGCAACAAACTTTAAAGAAGTTGGACTTTTCACGATTGGGGTTGGTTTTCCAACTACCTCAAAGCACGAAGATATTGATGCTAAAATCAGCGAAGTTGTAGCTAAAATCCAAAAAGAAGGCGTAACGCAGGATGAAGTAAATCGAGTTGTGGCAAAAATCAGTGCGCAGACTATTTTGGCACGAGATGGTTCCGGCGTAATTGCATCGGCATTAAACGAAGCAATTGCTTCCGGCGACTGGACAGACTACATTACAGGAGTCGACCGATTGAAAAAAGTAACTCCGGCCGATGTTTTACGCGTTGCAAATAAATATTTAGTTGAAGACCAAAGCACAACCGGATATTTTATTCCGAAACAAGCGGGAGCTCAAAATAATGATTCGGCGAAAGCGAATAATTTTATTCCGGAAAATGGTCCGTTTTATTACAGACATTCAGAAGAAGGACATACTCATGAAGAAACTTCATCTGCTCCGGTTTCAATAAAAAATACAACAGAAGAAAGAATTTCTTTTAAAGACATTATCGAAAAATCAGCATCAGCTTATAAGAGAGAAAAAGTGTCGGGAATTGATGTCGTTTCGGTAAAAACGTCAGCAAAAGATTTTGTAACCGTTGCAGCAAGTATTTCATTAGGAAATTATGCCAGCGAAACTAAAAATGATATTATTCCGGCATTAACGGCTTCAATGTTATCAAAAGGAACAACGCTGAATGACAAATTTAAATTCTCGGAAAAACTGCAAAAATTAGGTGTAAACCTCAACGTAAATGCATCAACATTTAAAATTAATATTGGATTTAAATGTCTGAAAAAAGATCTAGATCAGGTAATTGCTTTATTGGCTGAGGAATTAAGAAACCCGTTGTTTGATGCCAAAGAATTTGAAAACTTAAAGCAGCAGTTTATCGGGAATACACAGCAGGATTTGAACGATCCGGGCGAAAGAGGAAGCATTGCTTTAGTGCAGGCAATTTATCCAAAAGGAAATCCAAATTACAGCTTAAGCGTAGAGGACAATATCGCCAATATCAAAAATGCATCTTTAGATGAAGTAAAAGCTTTCCATAAAAAATATTTCGGAACAGCTTCAATGCGCTTGGTAATTGTAGGCGATACAGATGGTGCAAACCTAAATGCTTCATTAAAAAAATCATTTAAAAACTGGAATGGCGGCGTTACCGAAAAACTAAAATTTGAAGAAGCTTCAAAATCTGCTGCAAAAACAGAAGTTGTAACCATTCCGGAAAAACCAAGTGCCGAATTGTATATCGGACAATTTACAGGTTTAAAAAGAGCCGATGCTGATTATATTCCGTTTTACATCGGAAATTACACTTTAGGAGCAGGTTTTGCCGGACGTTTAATGCAGACGGTTCGTGACAATGACGGTTTAACGTATAACATTTCTTCTGGTTTAGATGGCAACATCGAAACTGGAGGATACTGGTTTGTAAACGCTTCCTTCAACCCGGATTTATTTCAAAAAGGACTTGATGCCACAATGGTTCAGGTTGATAAATGGGTAAAAGACGGAATCACGGCTGATGAATTGCAAAATAAGAAAACCAATTTAATTGGAAGTTTTAAAGTCGGAATGTCTACGACAAACGGAATGGCAAGAACAATTTTAAATTTTATCGAAAGAGGTTTAGAGCCAAGTTACATCGACCAATATCCAAAAGATATAGAAAAAGCAACTTTACAGCAGGTAAACGATGCTATTAAGAAATATATTCAGCTGGATAAAATGATTATTATTAAAGCCGGTTCGCTTGATAAATAG
- a CDS encoding RagB/SusD family nutrient uptake outer membrane protein → MKKIYKNVVGLLVLGLTFASCENYLDDVPKGAKAPATLADFEAFLRDEYNFRVEAKGASDLLNDRFLGIAALSNDRLASANYMWDEEADRIQLKPSDETAYYAGYASISTCNLLIENVLTATNATEAEKRTVWAQSKILRAMSYYNLVNFYADTYVASTAATKLSVPLITSANINAPSRQVTIQEMYDFILADIKESIPYLPKTAQTILHPNLGTAYAFSARVYLQMNNYTEALKNADLALAENNKLYDWKAYYETNKAIIDVPNSYTTTVSPMGYNYVENYNMRHSQQIYSYSTLITEYDIPVERAQRFETGDARFISRWKIRTVGAETYYRRTLSGSFNYAGMTTVEVYLIKAECLARANQISDALGVLNTVRKTRILAASYQDIVTTDKTTALNAIFRTKNNELILTLIPFADARRLNAEGVYKVGFTKTAGGTTYTLSPESHLWTMPFPQGAFKNPGNGTLTQNVEK, encoded by the coding sequence ATGAAAAAAATATATAAAAATGTAGTGGGCTTATTAGTTTTAGGATTAACTTTTGCCTCTTGCGAGAATTATTTAGATGATGTGCCAAAGGGAGCCAAAGCACCCGCAACATTAGCAGATTTTGAAGCTTTCCTGCGCGACGAATACAATTTCAGGGTAGAAGCCAAAGGAGCTTCAGACTTATTAAACGACCGTTTTTTAGGAATAGCAGCCTTGTCAAACGACCGTCTGGCAAGTGCCAATTATATGTGGGATGAAGAAGCAGACCGTATCCAGTTAAAACCATCAGATGAAACGGCTTATTATGCAGGATATGCATCAATTTCGACTTGCAATTTGTTGATAGAAAATGTATTAACCGCAACAAATGCAACCGAAGCAGAAAAAAGAACGGTTTGGGCACAGTCTAAAATTCTGCGCGCCATGTCATACTACAATCTTGTAAATTTTTATGCAGACACATATGTGGCATCTACGGCCGCAACAAAATTATCAGTTCCGTTAATTACCAGCGCCAATATTAATGCACCAAGCAGACAGGTAACGATTCAGGAAATGTATGATTTTATTTTAGCCGATATTAAAGAATCGATTCCGTATCTGCCAAAAACAGCACAAACTATTCTGCATCCAAATCTGGGTACAGCTTATGCTTTCAGCGCAAGAGTATATCTTCAGATGAACAATTATACCGAAGCTTTAAAAAATGCTGACTTAGCATTGGCAGAAAACAATAAATTATACGACTGGAAAGCCTATTACGAAACAAATAAAGCCATTATCGATGTTCCGAATTCGTATACGACAACAGTTTCGCCAATGGGATATAATTATGTAGAAAACTACAATATGCGTCACAGCCAGCAGATTTATTCGTATTCGACATTAATTACAGAATACGACATTCCGGTAGAACGTGCACAGCGATTTGAAACCGGCGATGCCCGCTTTATTTCCCGCTGGAAAATCAGAACGGTAGGAGCAGAAACCTATTACAGAAGAACACTTTCGGGTTCTTTTAACTATGCAGGTATGACCACCGTTGAGGTGTATTTGATTAAAGCCGAATGCCTTGCACGTGCCAATCAGATCAGCGATGCATTGGGCGTTTTAAACACCGTTCGTAAAACGCGTATTCTTGCAGCTTCTTATCAGGATATTGTAACAACTGATAAAACAACGGCCCTGAATGCGATTTTCAGAACTAAAAACAACGAACTTATTTTAACACTTATTCCGTTTGCAGATGCCCGTCGTTTAAATGCAGAAGGAGTTTACAAAGTTGGTTTCACAAAAACAGCAGGCGGTACAACTTATACGTTATCTCCGGAATCTCATTTATGGACTATGCCTTTCCCGCAGGGCGCCTTTAAAAATCCGGGTAACGGAACTTTAACGCAAAACGTAGAAAAATAA
- a CDS encoding protein-disulfide reductase DsbD family protein: protein MKNTILTFLLLISAAMSGQMYNPVKWSTSVEKISDKEYILKVQAKIQSGWHLYGQYIEEGGPSPTTITFKNSKKNFELIGKTTEEKGYETVDKIFDMKIKYFEDKALFTQKIKFTSDDVSNIAGEVDFMVCDDTSCLPPSTEELTFKIPNEKKAASAEEIQTVKGDTAIAEEKTVVQAEEKTTKMTVDPPKEESRGLLSIFIISFLSGFAALLTPCVFPMIPMTVSFFTKQSKTKAAGIRNAMIYGISIVIIYVLLGSIVTAVFGADSLNALSTNVWFNLIFFILLVVFACSFLGAFEIVLPSSLASKVDSQADRGGLIGIFFMALALAIVSFSCTGPIVGTLLVEAASKGGIAPIVGMLGFSIAIALPFSLFAAFPGWLNALPKSGGWLNTVKVVLGFLELALAFKFLSNADLVLQLHWLEREVFLAIWIAVFGMLAFYLFGKITLPHDSPLNHISVGRLGLGLIVLSFTIYLIPGLWGAPLKLISGFSPPMQYSESPNGLGVSGNSDLKITGSLPEGAEHGPQNIITFHDYNKGMEYAKKAGKPVLLDFTGYACVNCRKMEELVWSDPKVLGVLNNDVVLISLYVDDKKELPENEQYVSETTGKKIKTIGNKWSDLQIKTYKANAQPFYVIVDHNSANLTEPSAYNPDIEEYYNWLQSGIKNFKK, encoded by the coding sequence ATGAAAAACACCATACTTACATTCCTGTTATTGATTTCGGCAGCCATGTCCGGACAAATGTACAATCCGGTAAAGTGGAGCACATCTGTAGAAAAAATATCAGATAAAGAATATATCTTAAAAGTCCAGGCTAAAATACAATCCGGCTGGCATTTATACGGACAATACATCGAAGAAGGCGGGCCATCGCCAACAACAATTACATTTAAAAATTCGAAGAAAAACTTCGAACTAATCGGGAAAACAACCGAAGAAAAGGGGTACGAAACAGTCGATAAAATCTTCGATATGAAAATCAAATATTTTGAAGACAAAGCCCTTTTTACACAAAAGATAAAATTCACTTCAGATGATGTTTCGAACATTGCCGGAGAAGTTGATTTTATGGTCTGCGACGATACCAGTTGTTTACCGCCGTCGACAGAAGAGCTGACATTCAAAATTCCGAATGAAAAGAAAGCGGCTTCTGCCGAAGAAATTCAGACAGTAAAAGGAGATACAGCAATTGCAGAAGAGAAAACCGTTGTTCAGGCAGAAGAGAAAACAACTAAAATGACTGTTGATCCGCCAAAAGAAGAGTCAAGAGGATTACTAAGCATTTTTATTATTTCGTTCTTATCCGGTTTTGCAGCTTTACTGACACCCTGCGTTTTTCCAATGATCCCGATGACGGTAAGCTTTTTTACCAAACAAAGCAAAACCAAAGCGGCAGGAATACGAAACGCAATGATTTACGGAATTTCAATTGTCATTATTTATGTTTTATTAGGCTCAATTGTAACCGCAGTTTTTGGTGCCGATTCGCTGAATGCGCTTTCAACAAACGTTTGGTTCAATCTGATATTCTTTATTTTATTGGTCGTTTTTGCCTGTTCATTTCTGGGTGCTTTCGAAATTGTACTGCCAAGTTCATTAGCCAGCAAAGTCGATTCACAAGCCGATAGAGGAGGACTTATCGGGATTTTCTTTATGGCTTTGGCTTTAGCCATAGTATCATTTTCGTGTACCGGACCTATCGTAGGAACCTTATTGGTTGAAGCAGCTTCAAAAGGCGGTATAGCGCCAATTGTGGGAATGTTAGGATTTTCGATTGCTATTGCATTACCGTTTTCATTATTTGCTGCTTTTCCGGGCTGGTTAAACGCACTGCCAAAATCAGGCGGCTGGCTAAATACGGTTAAAGTAGTTTTAGGATTTTTGGAACTGGCTCTGGCTTTCAAATTTTTATCCAATGCCGATTTAGTTTTGCAGCTGCATTGGTTAGAAAGAGAAGTTTTCTTAGCCATTTGGATTGCCGTTTTCGGAATGCTGGCTTTTTATTTATTCGGAAAAATTACATTGCCACATGATTCACCGTTAAATCATATTTCCGTAGGAAGATTAGGTTTAGGATTGATCGTTTTAAGTTTTACAATTTATTTGATTCCCGGGCTTTGGGGCGCACCTTTAAAATTAATCAGCGGATTTTCCCCTCCAATGCAGTACAGCGAATCGCCAAACGGACTGGGAGTTTCGGGCAATTCCGATCTAAAAATAACAGGTTCATTACCGGAAGGCGCAGAACACGGTCCGCAGAATATTATAACTTTCCACGATTACAACAAAGGAATGGAATATGCGAAAAAAGCAGGAAAGCCGGTTTTACTGGATTTCACAGGATATGCCTGCGTAAACTGCCGAAAAATGGAAGAACTGGTTTGGTCAGACCCAAAAGTTTTGGGCGTTTTAAATAATGATGTTGTTTTGATTTCGCTTTATGTAGACGACAAAAAAGAACTTCCGGAAAACGAACAATATGTTTCTGAAACAACAGGAAAAAAAATTAAAACCATTGGGAACAAATGGAGCGATTTGCAAATCAAAACCTATAAGGCAAATGCACAGCCTTTTTATGTAATTGTAGATCATAATAGTGCAAACCTGACGGAGCCGTCAGCTTATAATCCTGATATCGAGGAATATTATAATTGGCTTCAGAGCGGAATTAAAAACTTTAAAAAATAA
- a CDS encoding bifunctional helix-turn-helix transcriptional regulator/GNAT family N-acetyltransferase produces the protein MNTTTSKIRSFNRFYTAHLDILSQHYLDSEYSLTEIRILYEISEGKLITAQKITEILNLDKGYLSRILKRFLKEDLIVKVSSEEDKRAFNIELTDSGQGLLAVLNDKSESKIEGKIENLNSSEKEILVNSMQTVRNLLTEHKIAREDITYRHEITPGDIGYIIYLHGSIYGKEYNFSTDFEKYVTKTFYDFLEKYSPENDRIWMAEYNNKIVGCVAIVHQSDEEAQLRWFLLDPAFRGLGIGKKLLTDAIHFCKEKKFKNVFLLTTNLQDKALQMYKMMGFELTQSDEVQEWGKTFYEERYDLTFIE, from the coding sequence ATGAATACCACAACTTCAAAAATTAGGAGTTTTAATAGATTCTATACAGCACATTTAGACATTTTAAGCCAGCATTATTTAGACAGCGAATATTCTTTAACCGAAATACGAATCCTTTATGAAATCAGCGAAGGCAAACTTATAACGGCACAAAAAATCACTGAAATTTTAAATCTGGACAAAGGATATTTAAGCCGGATTTTAAAACGTTTTTTAAAGGAAGATTTAATTGTAAAGGTTTCTTCAGAAGAAGATAAACGGGCTTTCAATATCGAACTTACTGATTCCGGACAGGGATTGTTAGCTGTTTTAAATGATAAATCTGAAAGCAAAATAGAAGGTAAAATTGAAAACCTCAACTCTTCTGAAAAAGAGATTTTAGTCAATTCTATGCAGACTGTCAGAAATCTGCTGACTGAACATAAAATTGCACGCGAAGACATTACGTATCGTCATGAAATTACGCCGGGAGATATTGGCTATATTATTTATCTGCACGGATCGATTTACGGGAAAGAGTATAATTTTTCGACTGATTTTGAAAAGTATGTCACCAAGACTTTTTATGATTTCCTGGAAAAATATTCTCCTGAAAATGACCGTATCTGGATGGCGGAATACAATAATAAAATTGTGGGCTGCGTGGCAATTGTACATCAGTCTGATGAAGAGGCGCAATTGCGATGGTTTCTTCTTGATCCTGCTTTTAGAGGTCTTGGAATTGGTAAAAAATTATTGACCGATGCAATCCATTTCTGTAAAGAGAAAAAATTTAAAAATGTGTTTCTGCTTACCACAAACTTACAGGATAAAGCACTGCAAATGTATAAAATGATGGGATTTGAACTTACTCAGTCTGATGAGGTTCAGGAATGGGGAAAGACTTTTTATGAGGAACGTTATGACCTTACTTTTATCGAATAA
- a CDS encoding TlpA disulfide reductase family protein, whose protein sequence is MKAVKYKILGSCLCLFMASVNVQAQTKKTAPVSSYTIEGNITGLTDGTAVKLIPGATHSSELPVAEAALKDGKFTFTGKLKEPRFFYVVFGKSKGNISVMVENSKIKITAAGTVSDQEGEWISFKDVVVTGSKSHDYYLKETAFKEELNKDYADYHVGINELSNLIGKARKEGNKKLMDSVSATAQWKKFEADEKAFFTKVELLTTNLIAKHKTNWWGPFFMMTQFSYFTPEQKPLYEQFSDAAKKSYYGQLVDKDLNPKSLVGTSIANFGLKDKDGKTFNAKDITAGKKYILVDFWASWCGPCRKEIPNLKTAYAEYAPKGFEILSVSIDKDEKAWQKALGQENMQWHNLLDDDKVSKSFNVKAIPATYLVDGKGVIIGENLRGAELEAKLKELLKS, encoded by the coding sequence ATGAAAGCAGTTAAATACAAAATATTAGGATCCTGTCTCTGTTTGTTTATGGCCTCTGTTAACGTTCAGGCGCAGACAAAAAAAACAGCTCCGGTTTCTTCTTATACAATTGAGGGAAATATCACAGGATTAACAGACGGAACAGCTGTAAAACTGATTCCGGGAGCCACACATTCTTCTGAACTGCCGGTTGCTGAAGCAGCATTAAAAGACGGGAAATTTACTTTTACAGGAAAATTAAAAGAACCTCGTTTTTTCTATGTTGTCTTTGGTAAAAGCAAAGGAAATATTTCTGTAATGGTCGAAAATTCAAAAATAAAAATTACAGCAGCCGGTACAGTTTCAGATCAGGAAGGAGAATGGATCAGTTTTAAAGATGTAGTCGTTACAGGTTCTAAATCGCACGATTATTATCTAAAAGAAACAGCTTTTAAAGAAGAATTGAATAAAGATTATGCTGATTATCATGTAGGAATAAACGAACTTAGCAATCTGATTGGCAAAGCAAGAAAAGAAGGAAATAAAAAACTTATGGACTCTGTTTCTGCCACAGCACAATGGAAAAAGTTTGAAGCAGACGAAAAAGCATTTTTTACGAAAGTAGAATTATTAACAACAAACTTAATTGCAAAACATAAAACAAACTGGTGGGGACCGTTTTTTATGATGACACAGTTCAGCTACTTTACACCGGAACAAAAACCGCTTTACGAACAATTTTCTGATGCAGCAAAAAAAAGCTACTACGGACAATTAGTCGATAAAGATTTGAATCCAAAATCGTTAGTAGGAACAAGTATTGCCAATTTTGGATTAAAAGATAAAGACGGAAAAACATTCAATGCAAAAGATATTACTGCAGGAAAAAAATATATATTAGTAGACTTTTGGGCTTCCTGGTGCGGTCCATGCCGAAAAGAAATTCCAAACCTAAAAACGGCTTATGCAGAATATGCTCCAAAAGGATTTGAAATTTTAAGTGTTTCTATTGATAAAGATGAAAAAGCATGGCAGAAAGCACTTGGACAGGAAAATATGCAATGGCACAATCTTTTAGACGACGATAAAGTGAGTAAATCATTTAACGTAAAAGCAATTCCGGCAACTTATTTAGTAGACGGTAAAGGCGTAATTATTGGAGAAAATTTGAGAGGAGCCGAATTAGAAGCAAAACTAAAAGAACTTTTGAAATCGTGA
- a CDS encoding TlpA disulfide reductase family protein yields the protein MKSTIVKSGFLALALSAAITSCSKKEGYTINGNIAGLDKGTVYLEYSDEKGEKKIIDSAVVKEGAFTLNGKVTEPLFHTLKIKGQEYGTYFILSNEDIKVEAKKDSMFIAKVTGSVQNGFYKSYYDNEFKKIQGVAGPIYKLSDSLTQNGKVKLTPEQQTMMDKKWKDLGDLADDLTDKFIRKNKDNIGGALVIEDRIVAYGTPEKIKEYYGILSPEVQKSFYGKKLKKSIDLIEKTAIGVTAPEFSQTDVNGKVVKLSDYKGKYVLVDFWASWCGPCRKENPNVVEAYKTYHDKGFDVLGVSLDGKKEPWEKAIEKDGLTWTHVSDLKGWQNEAAVLYGVKMVPTNYLIGPDGKIVAKNLREAELQSKLKEIFSKS from the coding sequence ATGAAAAGTACAATCGTAAAATCAGGCTTTTTAGCCTTAGCGCTTTCAGCAGCAATTACTTCCTGCTCAAAAAAAGAAGGATACACAATCAACGGAAACATCGCCGGATTAGACAAAGGAACCGTTTATCTGGAATATTCAGATGAAAAAGGAGAGAAAAAAATCATTGACTCGGCTGTCGTAAAAGAAGGCGCTTTTACTTTAAACGGAAAAGTGACAGAACCTTTATTTCACACCCTTAAAATTAAAGGACAGGAATATGGAACCTACTTTATTTTGAGCAATGAAGATATAAAAGTAGAAGCCAAAAAAGATTCTATGTTTATAGCCAAAGTAACGGGATCTGTACAAAACGGATTCTACAAATCATATTACGATAACGAATTCAAAAAAATACAGGGAGTTGCAGGCCCTATTTACAAATTATCTGATTCGTTAACCCAAAACGGAAAAGTAAAATTAACTCCGGAACAGCAGACCATGATGGATAAAAAATGGAAAGATCTGGGTGATTTGGCAGATGATCTAACTGATAAATTCATCAGAAAAAACAAAGACAATATAGGAGGTGCATTAGTAATTGAAGACCGAATTGTGGCTTACGGAACTCCTGAAAAAATAAAAGAATATTATGGAATTTTATCTCCGGAAGTTCAAAAATCATTCTACGGAAAAAAATTAAAAAAGTCTATTGATCTTATCGAAAAAACAGCCATTGGTGTTACAGCACCTGAATTTTCTCAAACTGATGTAAACGGAAAAGTGGTAAAATTATCAGATTATAAAGGAAAATATGTTTTAGTAGATTTCTGGGCAAGCTGGTGCGGACCATGCCGAAAAGAAAATCCAAACGTTGTTGAAGCATACAAAACATACCATGATAAAGGATTTGATGTTTTGGGAGTTTCATTGGATGGAAAAAAAGAACCTTGGGAAAAAGCAATCGAAAAAGACGGTTTAACCTGGACACATGTTTCTGATTTAAAAGGATGGCAAAACGAAGCTGCAGTTTTATACGGTGTAAAAATGGTGCCAACCAACTACTTAATTGGACCTGACGGAAAAATCGTTGCTAAAAACCTAAGAGAAGCTGAATTACAATCTAAACTTAAAGAAATTTTCAGTAAATCGTAA
- a CDS encoding type 1 glutamine amidotransferase: MNIHFIQHEIFEAPGAYLNWAEERNYKISFSKVYENEPLPDSADLIDMLIVMGGPQSPDTTTAECPHFDAAAEMALIQKCIKKGKAVVGVCLGSQLIGQTLGAKFNHSPEKEIGVFPITLTEEGKKDDKINHFGNSLNVGHWHNDMPGLTTESNVLAFSEGCPVQIVSYSNLVYGFQCHMELTTEVVSLLIESEDDLAAKSKKYKFVQHPDFIQSYDYSEMNAKLFQFLDKLATSL; encoded by the coding sequence ATGAACATACATTTTATACAACACGAAATATTCGAAGCGCCGGGAGCGTATTTAAACTGGGCAGAAGAAAGAAATTATAAAATATCTTTTTCTAAAGTTTATGAAAACGAACCTCTCCCCGATTCGGCAGATTTAATTGATATGCTTATTGTAATGGGCGGGCCACAGTCTCCAGATACAACTACAGCAGAATGTCCGCATTTTGATGCGGCAGCCGAAATGGCTTTGATTCAAAAATGTATTAAGAAAGGAAAAGCAGTTGTTGGTGTTTGTCTGGGCTCTCAGTTAATTGGCCAGACACTGGGTGCAAAATTCAATCATAGTCCTGAAAAAGAAATTGGTGTTTTCCCAATAACATTAACTGAAGAAGGCAAGAAAGATGACAAAATAAATCACTTTGGCAATTCTTTAAATGTTGGACACTGGCACAACGATATGCCCGGTTTAACAACAGAAAGCAACGTTTTGGCATTCAGCGAAGGCTGTCCTGTTCAAATTGTTTCGTATTCAAATCTTGTATATGGTTTTCAGTGCCACATGGAATTAACGACTGAAGTTGTATCACTTTTAATTGAAAGCGAAGATGATCTTGCTGCAAAAAGCAAAAAATACAAATTCGTTCAGCATCCTGATTTTATTCAGTCTTATGATTATTCTGAAATGAACGCTAAACTTTTTCAGTTTCTGGATAAACTTGCGACTTCGTTGTAA